From the genome of Eucalyptus grandis isolate ANBG69807.140 chromosome 2, ASM1654582v1, whole genome shotgun sequence, one region includes:
- the LOC104435741 gene encoding subtilisin-like protease 1, translating into MEDQKCRLSATTSTIFVLGLVWILSNSHANAAIAVADASSSLSTYIVHVRQPMDKHFATMGDLHTLYRSFLPATAAGSNQEQRMVHSYQHVLSGFTAKLTAEEAEAIQEKDGVLYVRPEKALSLHTTHTPDFLGLHRGVGLWKDSNFGKGVIIGVLDTGIFPGHSSFSDEGMPPPPAKWKGRCDFNSTACNKKLIGARSFVSVGNTATPYDGVGHGSHTSGTAAGAFVRNASALGNARGTAVGMAPLAHLAMYQVCNPSGCLEGDVLAGMDAAIEDGVDVLSLSLGGQSQRFSDDSIALSSFSATQKGIFVSCSAGNLGPSNFTLSNEAPWILTVGASSIDRSIKTTVRLGNGQEFDGETLYQPHDFHPVLLPLVYPGVNGDGSAALCLPGSLESRSDLRGKVVVCDAGDGTGGVAKGQEVKNAGGAAMILVNNPTAGYTTSPELHVLPAVHVRYIAGREIKGYLSTASAPMATILFKGTHIGISVAPTVSFFSSRGPNYQSPGILKPDIIGPGVNILAAWAFPLDYSIDRRHTFNIISGTSMSCPHLSGVAALLKSAHPDWSPAAIKSAIITTAATLNMEGRPIVDQTLHPANIFTTGAGYINPSKAVDPGLIYDIAPQDYIPYLCGLNYTDYEVELIVKKVVKCSSIRSIPDYQLNYPSISLKFTGSVSKVSVTRTVRNVGPAKSRYRSVIDPILGLDSISVYPSDLEFANVNQTASFRVDFTRRVGRNATATLPLAQGAITWISAQHSVRTPVAVVFE; encoded by the coding sequence ATGGAGGACCAGAAATGCAGATTGTCTGCTACCACCTCGACGATTTTCGTTCTTGGTCTCGTTTGGATTCTAAGCAATTCCCATGCTAATGCTGCTATTGCAGTAGCTGATGCAAGTAGTTCGTTGTCAACTTATATCGTCCATGTACGACAGCCGATGGACAAACATTTCGCTACGATGGGGGATCTCCATACTTTGTACCGGTCATTTTTACCTGCCACAGCAGCCGGCTCTAACCAGGAGCAAAGAATGGTTCACTCGTACCAGCATGTGCTATCCGGGTTTACGGCCAAATTGACCGCCGAGGAAGCTGAAGCCATTCAGGAGAAGGACGGTGTTTTGTACGTGCGTCCGGAGAAGGCGCTCTCTCTACACACAACTCACACCCCTGACTTCTTGGGATTGCACCGAGGAGTTGGGCTGTGGAAGGATTCGAACTTCGGTAAGGGCGTGATCATCGGAGTATTGGACACGGGGATTTTCCCTGGCCACTCTTCCTTCAGCGACGAGGGGATGCCTCCGCCCCCGGCCAAATGGAAGGGCAGGTGCGACTTCAACAGCACGGCCTGCAACAAGAAGCTCATCGGTGCGAGGTCTTTCGTTTCCGTTGGAAACACTGCCACGCCGTATGATGGTGTGGGCCACGGCTCACACACTTCCGGCACAGCTGCCGGTGCTTTTGTGAGGAATGCCAGTGCACTCGGTAATGCCAGAGGCACGGCCGTAGGCATGGCGCCTCTTGCGCATTTGGCAATGTACCAGGTTTGCAATCCCTCCGGGTGCCTGGAGGGCGACGTTTTAGCTGGGATGGACGCGGCCATCGAGGACGGGGTCGAtgtgctttctctctctttgggaGGACAATCCCAGCGATTCTCCGACGACTCGATTGCATTGAGTTCATTCTCCGCCACCCAAAAGGGCATCTTCGTCAGCTGCTCCGCGGGGAATCTGGGGCCATCCAACTTCACATTGTCAAACGAGGCACCGTGGATTCTCACCGTGGGAGCAAGCAGCATCGACCGCAGCATAAAGACCACCGTGAGGCTTGGGAACGGGCAAGAGTTCGATGGGGAGACCTTGTACCAACCGCACGACTTCCATCCGGTGCTACTCCCCCTTGTTTATCCGGGAGTAAACGGAGATGGATCCGCAGCTCTCTGCCTTCCTGGATCACTAGAGAGCCGCTCGGACCTCCGAGGGAAAGTGGTTGTGTGCGACGCGGGCGATGGAACTGGGGGAGTCGCGAAAGGTCAAGAGGTCAAGAATGCGGGTGGTGCGGCCATGATCCTCGTGAACAACCCCACTGCGGGATACACCACATCGCCCGAGTTGCATGTCCTACCCGCCGTCCATGTGAGATACATCGCAGGGAGAGAGATCAAGGGCTACCTGAGCACGGCGTCAGCGCCAATGGCCACGATCCTATTCAAAGGCACTCACATCGGGATATCGGTCGCGCCGACTGTATCATTCTTCTCTTCCCGCGGCCCCAATTACCAAAGCCCAGGCATCCTCAAACCGGACATCATCGGCCCGGGCGTGAACATTCTCGCCGCTTGGGCATTTCCTTTGGACTATTCTATAGACAGGAGGCACACATTCAACATCATCTCCGGGACCTCCATGTCCTGTCCCCACCTCAGTGGTGTGGCGGCGCTGCTCAAGAGCGCGCACCCCGACTGGTCACCAGCGGCCATCAAGTCCGCCATCATCACCACTGCCGCTACCTTGAACATGGAGGGCCGACCCATTGTGGACCAGACGCTCCATCCAGCTAACATTTTCACCACCGGCGCAGGATACATCAACCCATCAAAGGCTGTCGACCCGGGTCTCATTTACGACATCGCACCCCAAGATTACATTCCTTACCTTTGTGGGCTCAACTACACTGACTACGAAGTCGAGCTCATAGTTAAAAAAGTAGTCAAATGCTCTAGCATAAGGAGCATACCCGATTACCAACTCAACTACCCATCGATCAGCCTAAAGTTCACGGGTTCGGTATCGAAGGTGAGTGTGACGAGGACAGTGAGGAACGTTGGACCCGCGAAGTCGCGTTACAGGTCGGTCATTGACCCTATCTTGGGTCTAGACTCAATTAGCGTGTACCCGAGTGATCTGGAGTTCGCAAATGTTAACCAGACAGCGAGTTTTAGGGTTGACTTCACGAGGAGAGTCGGCAGGAACGCGACGGCTACCCTGCCCCTTGCTCAAGGGGCGATCACATGGATATCTGCTCAGCATTCGGTTCGCACCCCGGTCGCTGTCGTGTTTGAGTGA
- the LOC104434087 gene encoding putative invertase inhibitor: protein MYRSSGQCLLVLLLPLVIPPLAGCFGPEGAGDLIDGTCGQTLYYGLCAKSLRSDPRSASADLKGLAVIMLNVTTAEAADTLSYIKALVKRKVDPAEAKPLEYCAGLYSPMARLTLPLAAKALIQGRYRFADYRLAEAAMQPPTCEGRFGGAVESPLTDRNVLAHDLCAVSMDIVNQLMKG, encoded by the coding sequence ATGTATAGATCCTCTGGACAGTGCcttctcgtcctcctccttcccctcgTGATCCCGCCGCTCGCGGGATGCTTTGGCCCGGAGGGCGCGGGCGATCTGATAGACGGGACGTGCGGGCAGACTCTGTACTACGGCCTCTGCGCGAAGTCCCTCCGGTCGGACCCGCGAAGCGCGTCGGCAGACCTCAAGGGCCTCGCCGTTATAATGCTCAACGTGACGACGGCAGAAGCGGCCGACACGCTGAGCTACATAAAGGCGCTCGTGAAACGGAAGGTGGACCCTGCAGAGGCGAAACCGCTGGAGTACTGCGCCGGGCTGTACTCCCCGATGGCGAGGCTGACCCTCCCGCTCGCGGCCAAGGCTCTGATCCAGGGTCGATACAGGTTCGCCGACTACAGGCTCGCGGAGGCGGCGATGCAGCCGCCGACGTGCGAGGGGAGGTTCGGGGGCGCGGTCGAGTCGCCGTTGACGGACAGGAACGTGCTCGCGCACGACCTCTGCGCGGTGTCCATGGACATCGTTAACCAGCTGATGAAGGgctaa
- the LOC104434085 gene encoding cell wall / vacuolar inhibitor of fructosidase 1 — MKALVRSLLLLLLLLALLAASPVAARSLGFPAAWKIDGLIEQTCRLTPFYDLCLSSLKSDPTSSAADIRGLARIMAGSVLASASHTLDQIQELLGQAPDPETEKPLAYCAELYIPVVKYTLPQALDALNKGQLGFAVYGLSDAGTEAEECEKNFSGQGGGSPVTQGNKLVRNLVDVALAIVKILQKGF; from the coding sequence atgaaagctctcgtccgctctctcctcctcctcctcctcctcctcgctctcCTCGccgcctcgccggtggcggcaCGGTCCCTCGGGTTCCCAGCGGCCTGGAAGATCGATGGCCTCATCGAACAGACGTGCAGGCTCACGCCCTTCTACGACCTGTGCCTCTCCTCCCTCAAGTCCGACCCCACCAGCAGCGCCGCCGACATCCGGGGTCTTGCCCGCATAATGGCGGGCTCCGTCCTGGCGAGCGCCAGCCATACGCTGGACCAGATCCAGGAGCTGCTGGGCCAGGCGCCTGACCCAGAGACGGAGAAGCCCCTGGCTTACTGCGCGGAGCTGTACATCCCGGTGGTGAAGTACACCTTGCCGCAGGCGCTCGACGCGCTCAACAAGGGCCAGCTCGGGTTCGCGGTGTACGGGCTGTCCGATGCGGGCACGGAGGCAGAGGAGTGCGAAAAGAATTTCTCGGGGCAGGGCGGGGGGTCGCCGGTGACGCAGGGGAATAAGCTGGTGCGGAATCTGGTGGACGTGGCCCTGGCGATCGTCAAGATTTTGCAGAAGGGCTTCTAA